The following nucleotide sequence is from Nitrosopumilus adriaticus.
TAATTGAAATTTTATTGGATATTAATCTTAATTATCATAGATTCGATTTATTATTGAGAAAAATGTATCAAATTATGGTCAATGGCACATAACTTTGATGTAGTAATTATCGGTGGCGGTATTCTTGGAACATCTATCTCATATTTTCTATCACATCTAAACAAATCAAAAAAAATTGTAGTAATTGAGCAAGAGCATAATGTAGCATTTCATACCAGTGGGAGAAACACCGGGAAAGTTCATGCACCATATTTGTACAATCCTGAAAAGAAGAAATTGTTCGCAAAAGCTGCTTTTCATGGATTTGAGATGTGGGAGGAATATTCTAAATTAAGAAATTTGCCTTTCAAAAAAGATGGAGTGATAGAAGTTGCTTTGGATAAAAAAGGTAACTCAGTTCTTGAGAAATATCTAAAGTGGGGTAAACAAAACGGGTTAGAAGATAAAGATATCAAACTAATGAATAGTGCAGAGTTAAAAAAAATAGAACCAGAAATAAAATGTGAGTCGGCACTATATGTTTACAAAGATGGATCAACTGACTATTCAATATTCACAGACTCTGTAATGAAAGACAGTGAAGCTAGTGGAACCAAATTCATTTTAGACACAAAGGTAACAAAAATCAAAAAAGAAAATGGAAAATGGAAGATCACACTAGATGGCGAGTATGAAATATTTGCAAAATTTCTAATTAATGCTGCAGGAGGGGAGGCAATAAACATAGCACATGATGCAGGACTAGCAGAAAAACTCACCGATGTTCATTTTAGAGGAGAATATTGGAGAGCCCCAAAAGAATACAACAACTTGACTAAAACAAGTGTGTACTCTGTTCCAGAATTTCCAGACTATCCATTTTTAGATCCTCACTGGATAATCAGAGTTGATGGAAGTTGTGAGATTGGTCCAAATGCAGTTCCTGTGTTTAGTCCATACGGATACAATAAAACAGAAAACATCAAGGAGTTTATTCCAAAGATGCTGGAGATGCTAGGTTCTGGTGCAAGAAAAGCAATTTTTGACAAACAATTCCAAGAGTTGGCAATGAATGAGATTCAATCATCAATGTCAAAATCAGCAATGATTGATAGAGTGAAAAGATTTCTACCAAAGATCGATGCCGATAGGATAACAGAAAAAGGGACTGCAGGGATTAGATCATCAGTAATCGATGAGAATGGAAAATTTGTGCCAGATGTAATTCTAATTGATGATGATACATCATTTCATATTCTAAATTATAATTCACCGGGAGCAACCGGAGCATT
It contains:
- a CDS encoding NAD(P)/FAD-dependent oxidoreductase, with protein sequence MAHNFDVVIIGGGILGTSISYFLSHLNKSKKIVVIEQEHNVAFHTSGRNTGKVHAPYLYNPEKKKLFAKAAFHGFEMWEEYSKLRNLPFKKDGVIEVALDKKGNSVLEKYLKWGKQNGLEDKDIKLMNSAELKKIEPEIKCESALYVYKDGSTDYSIFTDSVMKDSEASGTKFILDTKVTKIKKENGKWKITLDGEYEIFAKFLINAAGGEAINIAHDAGLAEKLTDVHFRGEYWRAPKEYNNLTKTSVYSVPEFPDYPFLDPHWIIRVDGSCEIGPNAVPVFSPYGYNKTENIKEFIPKMLEMLGSGARKAIFDKQFQELAMNEIQSSMSKSAMIDRVKRFLPKIDADRITEKGTAGIRSSVIDENGKFVPDVILIDDDTSFHILNYNSPGATGALPFASHIISHLNKNGLFQSEDLDAQCGPWKFSEIIEKLER